The Pyrus communis chromosome 12, drPyrComm1.1, whole genome shotgun sequence genomic sequence ATAATATGAATTCTTCTTAACAGGGGGAAATCCTAATCTAATAAACTTCTCTAAAGTAAACGAACTTTGTATGAGAAATAAATGGTGGAGTAGAGTACAAGTAAATTTGTAGGCCCAGAACAAAGCTCAAAAGATCCCTTTGGCAATGTTGATTCGGGGAAACGTCGCCTCCTAATCTTAGTATTCATAAAGCATTATCATCGAGATATTTGAAGTACCACATTACTCCAGTaccagaaattaaaaattcaacccATGAGAAGACTTTTACTTTTGCACTTATTGTAACACGTTTATTGAATTTAAGAGCTTCAAATCGTACCTGAAGATATTGTATATACAGGGGTTGATTTCTTTACACCTTGGCCCAGTTCTTGGGTAAAGAGCTTTAGTACTTGCAATGTGGTGCTAGAGGGAATGACCACTCTGAGCAATAATTGCATGTTTGTTTCCAATGAATcttaaacaaaagttctttggAAACTTAGCCATCAACATATGGGTTGGAAACACTTTTTGAATTCTTTTGTCAGACCCTATGTGTCGGACTTGAACGTGTTCTATTGAACTACCTTAGCTGGCTAGGACAAAGCGTTTCCGTAAATCAGACCTCTGTTGGAATAAAATTCCTCTTAGGGATTGCCCTAGTTTGGATGCCCTTTCGAACCTGCTAACATACGATGTTGCATAAAATATTTGGCTTAGTATACTGGTTCGGGATAGAAGTAATCATACTCGTGGTCAGAGTTCAGAGCCACTTTCAGATGATTTCCGAATTGCCCTTTCGACTATTCTCTCGAATGATGTAGAACCTATGTTTGAATGGTTTATATAAACTTTTTGGAAGCTGGATGATGCATTGGACTTCCGGGCCAGGGTGCCATGTGCCTGTGCTTGTAGCCCGCTAATTTTTGTATGACCAACTTTAGAACTCTACAAGTACTTgtttttagggaaaaaaaaaatattaacgtaGCTCTATAACCAGCTGCATGCTGCTAGCGAACCACCAAACACTTAAGAACTGCACAAGTACTTGTTTATATGAAGAAAACACTTGCTCAGTTGGTTTTATAGTAGTTATGAATTTATGGTAACCTTCAAACATTTTAGAGATTTTTAAGTAAAAAATGTACATTCCATTGTTTGCTGTTTTAGGTTATCTAAACACTTCAGAACTACACCAGCACTTGTTTTAGAGATCTCCAAACACTTCAAAATTGCACAGGCACTTGCTTTTAAGAAGAAAACATATGCTCAGTTGTGTGCTGCTTACGAAACTCCAGAGACTTCAAAATTATACAAGTACTTGTTTAAGTTTTTCAGATAATACATATAATCATATTTGTAGATTATGTTCCTTTATATTCAGAGTTCTTTGCTTTGACTTGCATTGATTCATTTGGTTTGTTTGAATATCATGCGTAGGTTTAATTTTTATGATGTGTAGGTTTCTCACATGCTTTTGTGTTTAGATGTACTTGTAGGAGTATGAAGGTGTCTTGGATCTATTAACTCTTCTAGTCAACATTCCTAGTGGCGAAATTCCATTGAGGTTGATTTCATGTTGCAATGCCTTGATCAAATGAGTCACTTGGTTTCATTTTTATTGCGACTACCTTAGTACCTGCTGACAAAGTGTTGGTGGCGAGTGCCTAGACTTTAATTGGTTGGGCTTGTGTTTAAGTACCTCCAATTTGTCTTAGGTTGTTTGCCTTCCGTTGTATTGGCAAGTGTTATTTGTTCTCTAATTTGACTTAATATATTTATGTAACTGTAACCTTTTCATACAGTCTAATTTctaaatcttttattattagtcctaaccaatatatatatttattgataCCACTAGAAACTGCACTTTAGTAGTagtcttcatttgtaagtgagagatttaaAATGATGCATTTGatacaaatttatttttcaatccttaaatttaaatacatGATTGTacgaaaaaaaaggaaaaaaaaaaaaaaaaaacacattcatTCTTAATGAAATTCACTAAAGGCCTTTTTTGACCTAGCCACtccttctcttttctctcaCACAAAAGCCCATTTTATCTTGCTCTTCACCAGACTCATTCCTTTGGATGGGGTCGGCAGGCAACCCCTtacctcttctttttcttcttctcttcagtGTTTTGTATATGTCCTGCCCTCCGCAACCTATGGTTGTCGGTTTTCGAGGTCACAGTCTCGACGATCCTCTCTGTTTTCTGGCATGTCTTATCAGTTTTATCTAtggttttcttgttttgttgccTCCCTtcttttctcctcctccttattGCCCTTGCTTCTTTTTCTAATTTCATTTCTGCAGTCCTTTTCCCTAAGTTCAttcttcccttttttccttTGTCTACACCTCCATCTCCGACCCCTTTTAATCCCTATCAAAAATCAGATCTTCGAGTTTTGGACTCGATTTCGGAGGTAGATCTTTACCTCATTGCTCCCTGCTTTACTAGCATGCCAGAAATTTTGGGCGAAGTGATCTGCAGCATCGTCGGAGTAAGGGTGTTTTACACATCGCCTTGGCCCTCCCCACCCCCATGTTATGTCAAACTCGGTTCGTTTCTTGCATGTGTGGTGGTTGGTGGTATGAATCTAGATGGCTCGGCAAATTGCATAGCTCTGCGATCTGATTTTTTCTGCggattttctctcttttcttggGTTAATTTAGTTGTGCTTGACTCTTCACTGATCCCCCTTCATTCTAGTTCCTACATGGCTGTCATTCCGGGTATTGATGGCAAGAGTACAACAACGGCGAGTTGCGTTTCTGTGATGGATATTAGGTTTTACTAGCATGAGTGCCCGCGCGATGCTGCGGGTTTTAAAACGGTATAAAATATGTCGCAGGTTTTAAATATACATGATAAGCCGTACTATTTGTATATGTGTGGAAATCCAATTACAACCCTATCtaaaataagaaacaatgagTAGAGTTGAACTTCCTTAATCAAATGAGTTTGTTTCTTCAGTTTGTTCCTCCTTTCTTCTCATATGGAGCTGTTTTCATTTATCCcttagaaattggaaaaatagaAGTTAATGTGAACAAATGACGGTTGGATTTATTAAAAGGATCCTCTTGCTAAAGATGAGAACAATAAAAGGACTAAAAGGATCCTCTTGCTAAAGATCACAACAATAAAAGGACTAACGGAAAGTTAGAAAAATGACTTACGCAGTTGAAAACTGTTGGCTTACCATGTCCTGCATTGACGAAAATATTAGGCATTATTAACCAAACATGTAAagtttatgtcaaattttatattatgtGTGGTTTGAACTATGGATGATAACAATGAGATAACTGAACATATGTGTGGTCAATGGACAGACGGTGTTTCAGAGAAAAGTCTCTCTATCTTGATATTCAACacacaaaattttaaatataaaggaTTTAGCATATTTAAACGATAAGTGCATGAACTAATTAGGCTTAAAAAAATAGATTCAAGTAGATAGAAGATTAAAATTGAGAACAACACAACAAAGTTGGAGTCAGTCGTTGGAAAATGAAAGTTGATTTTTGTTCCTATTATAAAAAGTAACAACCCTTTTTTATGATCAGTCCCAAATTTTAGATAATGGACATTGCCTATCAAATTCGTATATATAGATAACTTGCACGTTGCCGTGGGAATGTGAAATAGATTATCAGTATTGTACATAACTGTTAGAATAATGGGACTAAATGTGTTATAAGCTTTGTGCCTATATATGTAAAAactatttacacaaaatataacTGTTAGAATAATGGGCTAAATGTGTTACAACGCAGAAATGCTGATTACGAAAACATGCACAACGCAGATATGCTGATTACGGAAACATGCTTACCTATAGGACAAACAAATGTGACGTCAAATGCGTAAAAAAAGATAATCACACACTTATTCCCAATGTACTCAGAGAGCTTGACCTgaaatccaaaaccaaatcttCAATTGCAATGAAACAAAGGGCTTATTAGTCGTTTGAAAGCTCATCTATAAGAAGCACTTATACTTTCAAGTGGTTTTGCTAGAAATGTTTTTACTTAAAACATGTTTGAAGTTTCTATCAAGGTCCAAATGCTCccttaaaaaaacataaaagtgcTTCTTGAAGTATCTGACATTAACAGAACAgaaactgaaaaatgaaaagcaaGTGACTTGTACATGAAATTATGTTCACTCCAAAAACTACACTATTCAACTTCAAAACGCAGGAAAAATGAATGTTTTGATAGAAATTTCAAAGAGGATAATTAAACtacaaaaacataattataatgcaAGCATCCGTACCTGGCAATCAAGAAGGCAAGAAAGAAGCTGTTGCAAAATAGGTAATTGACTTAGTAAATATGTGCTATCAAGAGACAAAAATCAGAGCATGCTAAACTTTTTTGTGCATTCATTGGttcattattaaaaataaataaataaaaaattgcagaGGAGATTTTTTACCTaattttttcagaaataatggtGGAGCTGCAGCTGCTGCAGTCTTATTCTGTGGAGTTTTTCATGTTATAATCTCAAGTAGAATAGACTTACATACAGTTGttataaaataacatttgtATACCACTTATACCAAGATTTACTCACATTCTTAGTTGTGAGTTAttgatttgatatttttaatcaatttttacATACAATTAATAATATAGATTGTAGATTTACACTCGTTGTTCTTTCCTAAATTTCTATtctcagttttttatttattattaattcataaaaaaaaaaaaaaaaatcttttttaaaatgaaaataaggcGGATAATGCAGTAAATAACATATTCACTGGGGTAggaaaactaaaatcaaataaGTTACTCAATGCATCAAGAAATATAGTAAATCTAATTATCCATGAGTTCCAAAAAACACTGAAGCCTGTAACAATGCTGAAAAGCATACTATGTATTTAATCAGATCACAAACAATCCCATGATATCTCACAATTTCTTGAGGGCATAAACACATACAGTTATCAAGAAGAACACATAACTATTAACCTACTCCTCCACCGCTTGACCCTTTGATctgcaaaaccaaacaaaaattttcaaccaaaaagaACTAATTTAACAAAGCAAATACAGTatacaaaaacaaatattcaattTAGCTTCATTTAGATTACAGGAAGTCCATTCAAACAACCAAAAggatataaataaaaatattcaagaaCCAACCTTTTTCAAAGATCACTGGTTCTAGCGTTCAAACCAAAAAACTAAAGACGTTTAcctcaattaaattaaaattaaaatataattaatttactcTTAAACATAGTTTTTTTCAAGAAtcagaaaaacctaaaaatatcccaaacaatcccaaattttGGAATTGCTTTATGCCAACTTACCATGAAATTACAGTCGCTTGAGAAATCTTCTTCAAATCAGGCCGGAACAGGTATCGCAGACTGCGTTTCTTAGAAATCACTAAAAAACTGGAATCAGCGCAAAAGCTCCAGGGATTACGGTGGTGGTTCTTGGTTTTGCTGAGAGGGAGAAGGAGAGTTGCAGAGGGGGGACAGATGAGAGAGAGTGACAGTGTTGGAAGTTGGGGAAGTCTGAGTAGGGTAGAGAGAAGTGAGGGTTGAGTGAATTAGTGGGGGTGTAATGGTGAGTCAGATGGATTAGATGGGTGATAGAAACCGAAGGAAAATTCTAGAGATCCAGCTGGAGGGCATGCAAGACAGAAGCAAAAGGAAAACCGGATAGCGGGTGGGTCGATGTTTGACACGTGGAAAGGTCAAGTAAAAAAATGCGGTCGAAGCAGAAACTCACCATCAAAACGGAGAGGAAGAAAAACCGaggggcattttcgtcattttactATTATAGAACAGTACCACCTGAGtttgagttttagtatatataaatttCTTATTGTTGTGTGTTTTCAGTTTCAAGTCTATGTTGTTGTGGAATTGGGCCTCCACTGTTTGTATTGGGCCGTTGGTTggctttataaattttaaatttaatgaagttaagctcttctccaaaaagaaaattcttaatgaaattcactattatttttgttaaagaaaaaaaaaaaggagctcTTTCTTTACCGAGACAATCACACActtcaaccaaaaagaaaaaaatggggcCACCGAATACGAAAAAGTTCAACTTCGAGCAACTTCCCGTTTCCTGACCAAACGACTTAACGTGACGGAATCCTTATGTTACAAAGTAAATTGGGGGCCCAGCTGCTCTCGAGCTCCTCGCCGGCGCTCTCGAAGCTGAAAACCCTGAAACTCTGTCTTCTCCGGCCAATTTTCCGGCTCAACCTTCAAACCGGTGAGTCTCCTTTATCTCCGGTCAGCAAAGCTAGTCATTCCCTCGGTGCAAACTACTTTCTCTTCTGTGTTGAATTGGcattttttcttgttaattttatagCTTAATTTCAATTAACCAAAATTAACTCAAGATTATAGCTCAAATATCGTCATATATCAGATCTCTGTGAAAATCGAAAATTGAAAATCTTAATTTTCTGCTGTTTGTTTTGATTGTATTGTCTGCCGTAGGGATATAAGATGTGCCGTCACAATTCTTATGCGCATTTGCCGGTAGAGGAGGCGGTTGCGATCGACGAGAGTCTTTTGATATATTGCAAGCCGGTTGAGCTCTACAACATTCTTCGCCCTCGTGCTTTACACAATGTATGTTCACACTCATGCATTTTGTTCTGTTTCTACTTCTTTTGTATAATCATGTTATATGTTAATTTTCGGTCATAATTGCGAGTTCCTACACGATATTCCAAAGATCGTGGTTATCAAAGTTTAATCAGGAGTGTAGATTCAAATATGATTGCACTTGTAATGATCCTCATTGGCAATTTTGGTAAAATGGCGACAAATTTAATACAATCTTGGACCCGTTCGATGTTTTAGCATAGTTTGGTGTATTATGGTTATAAGAACAAAGGAATGTTAATCCAATGTGTTTATTTGCAATCATATTACTCATGTAATGTTGAGTTCTATGCTGTTCGCTTTGTGTGCCATATGTGTGGGTGGTTATGAGGTCTTGGTGTACTCTTTGTAAAAACGTACAACATATGTTTCTGTATTCTAATCAAGGCTTTTCTATGTTGTAGCCATTATTTCTTCGCAGATGTTTGCATTACAAAATCCAAGCAAGGCGTAGAAAGAGGTACTAATCTATCTATAAGTACACACAGTCAGGCATATAGAAGTATGTTTATGCATGAAGTTTTGTTTAGTTCTTGTTTCCATTGCCTTCAATGATTTTATTTCAAAAcgatttttttaattctatgaAGACTACAGATGTAGAGTTTTGATATGTGGTAGTCCACCTGAAATCGTTCCGTTCGGTATAGTCTCATAGTTTGTCAAGGCACACACACATGCTTCCTCGAGTACATTATTTTTTCTGCTGCGAGGACTTCAAGAAGACATTATGTTGCTTACTTTGAGAGGGcaatttatataattttcaGCATGTTATTTTGTAGGTCCAGGGCTGCGATTGTTATATTCAACTACAGGGACTACAACAACACTTTACGTAAAACTGAAGGTATCATCAATGTCTTTGTCCTCAGAAGTGTAATTCTTTTCTATTACAGTAGTTACAATGGTTATTTGTATCTGAAGTTTCAACCATACTtgttaattaattcatcaaaaAACCGTTTTTTCCTGTAGAAACAAATTTCTGCAAGTTTATTGTTGTTTCTGATGTCTCTGGATTTATttagtactttttttttcttgtccttTAGGAGGGTTTCTCtcaaatttcttctttttatttattccgTTTCTGCTGGCCCCACCCCCATCTTTTAACTCATGAAGCCCTACTTGGCACGACTTGATTCTTGTATAATGACAATTTAAGGTGTAAAGCTTGATTAAAAAGGGAAATGGGTGTCCTAGGATactgtttctctctctttaaaatTTTCCCCTTGTCAGAGTAAATgcattatttagtttcttatttAAAATGGTTTGGTTTGCTGCCTGGTGGTATGGGCTCCTAAGAAAAATATATGTGATCTGGTTTTTTTCCACTTTTTAGGATTAACATTGAGACAACTGCTTAAGTTTCTGGTAAatcatatttttgtttataGGAACTTCATTTTCATCGGCAATGAAGCTTTTAATGTTGAACATTCAGTTACTGAAACTCAtatgtaccttttttttttgacattcAGTTACTGAGGACTTCTCCTGTCCCTTTTGCTTGATGCAATGTGCAAGCTTCAAGGTACGAGCCAGTATGGATATTGCTTTCAATGTTGTCCCATTTATGTTTGATTAAAATTAGTATAATCGTAGAAAAACGAAGTTTCCCTTAGTAAGGGATAGAAAGGAGAATTACTCCCCATTAGGAATACCTTATCTTGTATTTTGAAAATTGCATAAAACCTATAAAGTATTTTCAGTATCTGCAGAAAGATTGGGTTGAAATAATCTAAACATATATGTTTTCATATACAATATCGTGGGAAATACTGATCTAATATGGAACTCTTAGTTATGTCCATATCAGTGATTAACTTTTCTTACATATTCCACTGTACACACATGCTTCGGATTTGTTTAATCCTGAGAAACTTAACCTTTAATTATTCAATCTTTTATAGTGTCTTTTCAGTGTTCATTTGCAAAATGGAATCGCTAGTTGTTTATAattttagagatttttttttaggcTGAATTATTTGTGATATGATGTTAGCATACCCGCATTTGGCtagattttcagtttttattcaTAATCTGTATATTTCTCTCCTGGAAaaacctaatttatttattgaaccATAATATTGAAGGTTATTGTTCTTCTGTTAAGTGAGCTGTTTccatgattttttgtttgtttttagtttcaaCATTTTATATGGTTTACTACTGTACACTGATTTAGCTTGTTGCTGAAGTAAACCTTCATGTTTTCTTGTAGGGTCTGCGTTATCACTTGTGCTCTTCACATGACTTATTCAACTTTGAGTTTTGGGTTGGTGATTGAGTATATGTAGTCACTTTCTGCTTTTTCTTAAGAGGCTGTTGAAGAagcatttattttgtaggtaactGGAGAGTATCAGGCAGTCAACGTTTCCGTGAAAGTTGACATATTGAGATCTGAGGTCAGAATTGTTTTCATCATGAAGTATGTGGATCTTTTTTGTGCTAGTTCAAAATATTTGCTGCCATTAGGGTTCATATGTTGAACAAAAGAAACTCACAGGCACTCCTGTACTGGCTTGTGTTTCCTTATGATTTTTTAACATGCATGAACAAGTTTTATGCCCCAATCATATCTGGTTACATTTTTTATATACAGACAGTAGCAGATGGAGTAGTTCCACACCTTCAAACATTCTTCTTCTGGTCGGTTTAAATTTCTTGGTACAACTTAAAGCTACTGGTTATTATCCCATTTGTTCTCTTAAAAGAATTCAGAGAGTTGAGTAGGCGAAATAACTTTTTTGTGCAGTTCAAGGTCAAGAAAACATAGGCCAAAGAACCATGGTCAACTTGAAAACCACGTTCATATACAATTCTTGGAGTTAGACTCACCTAGCCTTGCCAATGGAGGGGCACAGGAGGGACATTTGGAGAATGGTGATGGTAAATTTTCCCTTCATACTCCGTTGGGTTGATCATTTTCAGGtagtgaaaaataaaagcaaactCAAGACAACGAGATGACAAATTCCATCATATCCTGTTAATGTGCAGAGATGTATCACCCTTGGCACATTCGGAGTACCTGTAGTCTCTATCAAGATTGCTTTAgagaaattttaatttcttaatcctCTTTTGTTTTGGGTAGTGGTTTAGAGTGTTTCTACCCTTCTCTTGCTCACAACTGAGCTAATGCATAAGGTCTCTATATAATGGTATGCTGCTCATGATGCATGTCTTATTGTTGTCCACAGCTCCAACATTGTATTATGGCATTTCTTTCATCCTATTTTCTTATACATTTTTCCCTTCTTACCCAGGAAATAGCTGGTCAGGTTGGTTTGCCCTTTTCTTATTTAGTTGACTTCTTTTGTGGTATATAGTAACTCCAATTTTGCTGTTATATCAGTCG encodes the following:
- the LOC137710342 gene encoding polycomb group protein VERNALIZATION 2-like isoform X1 — protein: MLQSKLGAQLLSSSSPALSKLKTLKLCLLRPIFRLNLQTGESPLSPGYKMCRHNSYAHLPVEEAVAIDESLLIYCKPVELYNILRPRALHNPLFLRRCLHYKIQARRRKSMLFCRSRAAIVIFNYRDYNNTLRKTEVTEDFSCPFCLMQCASFKGLRYHLCSSHDLFNFEFWVTGEYQAVNVSVKVDILRSETVADGVVPHLQTFFFCSRSRKHRPKNHGQLENHVHIQFLELDSPSLANGGAQEGHLENGDVVKAPNLLRSGKGSQNGRHRHENCGHDHPSSIECIECATSISNGPGATISIAQSSPDLDCVKLLSGSDYAPPTKTRKLTAERSEPRNRMLLQKRQFFHSHRVQPMELEQVLSDRDSEDEVDEDIADLDDRRMLDDFVDVTKDEKHLMHLWNSFVQKQSVIADGHAAWACEAFSRLRAPELNSSPALFWCWRLFMIKLWNHGLLDACILNSCNVILDEYKHKGSESSDAMRS
- the LOC137710342 gene encoding polycomb group protein VERNALIZATION 2-like isoform X2 is translated as MLQSKLGAQLLSSSSPALSKLKTLKLCLLRPIFRLNLQTGESPLSPGYKMCRHNSYAHLPVEEAVAIDESLLIYCKPVELYNILRPRALHNPLFLRRCLHYKIQARRRKRSRAAIVIFNYRDYNNTLRKTEVTEDFSCPFCLMQCASFKGLRYHLCSSHDLFNFEFWVTGEYQAVNVSVKVDILRSETVADGVVPHLQTFFFCSRSRKHRPKNHGQLENHVHIQFLELDSPSLANGGAQEGHLENGDVVKAPNLLRSGKGSQNGRHRHENCGHDHPSSIECIECATSISNGPGATISIAQSSPDLDCVKLLSGSDYAPPTKTRKLTAERSEPRNRMLLQKRQFFHSHRVQPMELEQVLSDRDSEDEVDEDIADLDDRRMLDDFVDVTKDEKHLMHLWNSFVQKQSVIADGHAAWACEAFSRLRAPELNSSPALFWCWRLFMIKLWNHGLLDACILNSCNVILDEYKHKGSESSDAMRS